The following proteins are encoded in a genomic region of Arachis stenosperma cultivar V10309 chromosome 4, arast.V10309.gnm1.PFL2, whole genome shotgun sequence:
- the LOC130975765 gene encoding flavanone 3-dioxygenase 3-like, whose translation MDNQAKSSSGASSFTSAMNLDQQGVSFIPQCYVLPPSQRPNIIHHHDEHVLPLPIIDLSDFHDQSRRYQIINKIRNACKEFGFFQRYILYFHFPYRNLRYTVFGCFLINESFIAYYKISNVINHGIDESAINEALKAAEEFFNLPHDEKMCLFSDDVHKPVRYGTSLNHARDEVFCWRDFIKHYSHPLPDWIHLWPSNPPSYRKNMGNYAEAVQDLQNKLMEMIFESLGLNPSYLEEEVNGGSQLLAVNCYPACPEPELTLGIHPHSDYGSITVLLQTRSGLEFKNKNNNWEAVPLVEGGLVVQLGDQMEVLSNGVYKSVIHRATVNVDKKRFSIVSLHSFAMDKKIGPAKELVDDNHHQLPKCYNEFSFREFLHFISNNDITKERFLDTLKIMK comes from the exons ATGGATAATCAAGCAAAGAGTAGTAGTGGTGCTTCCTCTTTTACTAGTGCTATGAATCTTGACCAACAAGGAGTGTCTTTTATTCCTCAATGCTATGTTCTACCCCCTTCACAACGCCCAAACATCATTCATCATCATGATGAACATGTTCTTCCTCTCCCTATAATAGACTTGTCTGATTTTCATGATCAATCTCGTAGATATCAAATTATCAACAAAATCAGAAATGCTTGCAAGGAGTTTGGTTTCTTTCag AGATATATACTTTACTTCCATTTCCCATACCGCAATTTAAGATACACTGTCTTTGGCTGCTTCCTTATAAATGAATCATTCATAGCTTATtacaaaatatcaaat GTTATTAACCATGGAATTGATGAATCAGCAATAAATGAAGCCCTAAAAGCTGCAGAGGAGTTCTTCAACCTCCCTCATGATGAAAAGATGTGTTTGTTTTCTGATGATGTTCATAAGCCTGTAAGATATGGAACAAGCCTTAATCATGCTAGGGATGAAGTTTTTTGTTGGAGAGATTTCATCAAACATTATTCTCATCCCCTACCGGATTGGATTCATTTGTGGCCTTCAAATCCACCAAGTTATAG GAAGAACATGGGAAATTATGCTGAGGCAGTGCAAGATCTTCAAAACAAACTAATGGAGATGATTTTTGAGAGCCTAGGGTTAAACCCTAGCTACCTTGAAGAAGAAGTTAATGGTGGATCTCAACTCCTAGCTGTGAATTGCTACCCTGCATGCCCTGAACCCGAACTAACCCTAGGGATCCACCCTCATTCCGATTATGGATCAATAACTGTTCTACTCCAAACTCGATCCGGGCTCGAATTcaagaacaaaaacaataattGGGAGGCAGTTCCCTTAGTTGAAGGTGGCCTAGTAGTGCAATTGGGTGATCAAATGGAAGTTTTGAGCAATGGAGTTTACAAGAGTGTGATTCACCGAGCAACAGTGAATGTGGATAAGAAGAGGTTTTCAATTGTGAGTCTTCATAGTTTTGCAATGGACAAGAAGATAGGGCCAGCAAAAGAGCTTGTTGATGATAATCATCATCAATTACCAAAGTGTTACAATGAATTCAGCTTCAGGGAGTTTCTTCATTTCATTTCCAACAATGATATTACAAAAGAAAGGTTCCTagacactttgaagatcatgaaataa
- the LOC130975766 gene encoding flavanone 3-dioxygenase 3-like codes for MDNQTKSSSGASSFTSAMNLDQQGVSSIPQLYVLPPSQRPNTIHHHEHVLPLPIIDLSDFHDQSRRYQIINEIRNACKEFGFFQVINHGIDESAINEALKAAEEFFNLPHDEKMCLFSDDVHKPVRYGTSLNHARDEVFCWRDFIKHYSHPLSDWIHLWPSNPPSYRKNIGNYAEAVQDLQNKLMEMIFESLGLNPSYLEEEVNGGSQLLAVNCYPACPEPELTLGIHPHSDYGSITVLLQTRSGLEFKNKNNNWEAVPLVEGGLVVQLGDQMEVLSNGVYKSVIHRATVNVDKKRFSIVSLHSFAMDKKIGPAKELVDDDDHQLPKCYNEFSFREFLQFISNNDITKERFLDTLKIME; via the exons ATGGATAATCAAACAAAGAGTAGTAGTGGTGCTTCCTCTTTTACTAGTGCTATGAATCTTGACCAACAAGGAGTGTCTTCTATTCCTCAACTCTATGTTCTACCCCCTTCACAACGCCCAAACACCATTCATCATCATGAACATGTTCTTCCTCTCCCTATAATAGACTTGTCTGATTTTCATGATCAATCTCGTAGATATCAAATTATCAACGAAATCAGAAATGCTTGCAAGGAGTTTGGTTTCTTTCag GTTATTAACCATGGAATTGATGAATCAGCAATAAATGAAGCCCTAAAAGCTGCAGAGGAGTTCTTCAACCTCCCTCATGATGAAAAGATGTGTTTGTTTTCTGATGATGTTCATAAGCCTGTAAGATATGGAACAAGCCTTAATCATGCTAGGGATGAAGTTTTTTGTTGGAGAGATTTCATCAAACATTATTCTCATCCCCTATCGGATTGGATTCATTTGTGGCCTTCAAATCCACCAAGTTATAG GAAGAACATTGGAAATTATGCTGAGGCAGTGCAAGATCTTCAAAACAAACTAATGGAGATGATTTTTGAGAGCCTAGGGTTAAACCCTAGCTACCTTGAAGAAGAAGTTAATGGTGGATCTCAACTCCTAGCTGTGAATTGCTACCCTGCATGCCCTGAACCCGAACTAACCCTAGGGATCCACCCTCATTCCGATTATGGATCAATAACTGTTCTACTCCAAACTCGATCCGGGCTCGAATTcaagaacaaaaacaataattGGGAGGCAGTTCCCTTAGTTGAAGGTGGCCTAGTAGTGCAATTGGGTGATCAAATGGAAGTTTTGAGCAATGGAGTTTACAAGAGTGTGATTCACCGAGCAACAGTGAATGTGGATAAGAAGAGGTTTTCAATTGTGAGTCTTCATAGTTTTGCAATGGACAAGAAGATAGGGCCAGCAAAAGAGcttgttgatgatgatgatcatcaATTACCAAAGTGTTACAATGAATTCAGCTTCAGGGAGTTTCTTCAATTCATTTCCAACAATGATATTACAAAAGAAAGGTTCCTagacactttgaagatcatggaATAA